A part of Aegilops tauschii subsp. strangulata cultivar AL8/78 chromosome 2, Aet v6.0, whole genome shotgun sequence genomic DNA contains:
- the LOC109758330 gene encoding GDSL esterase/lipase At1g33811-like, producing the protein MAGRGGGAFALVALCMLELALHVASAAPGPAPAPAPEGLVPAIFVFGDSTVDVGNNNKLRGCKAECRANYPQYGVDYPSSRAPTGRFSNGKNLADYIAIFLGFDESPPAYHSLPAKGVVPQMKSGVNFASGGSGLQENTGLLPCGRPVYSMTDQLEKFTAAVQMMGDDSDDLISRSLFFISVGSNDLFEYAYPWPTPPNRNDTAFLGCLVDHYKTYLQELYAAGARKFSIVSPSLVGCCPSQRAVAVTHNNDTDEFNCFGAANKLSRQLYPMIDSMLQGLNADLDGMNYSLSDSVGMAQMVFASGGKAVNLTVVDTACCAGTGRFGVGQCNTSAKLCPNRDDFMFWDGFHPTEEASFLAAIEIFGDTGKYLHPMNVRQLAAL; encoded by the exons ATGGCCGGCCGTGGCGGCGGGGCGTTCGCGCTCGTCGCGCTGTGCATGCTCGAGCTCGCGCTGCATGTCGCCAGCGCCGCCCCCGgacccgcccccgcccccgcgccGGAGGGGCTCGTGCCGGCCATCTTCGTGTTCGGTGACTCGACGGTGGACGTCGGCAACAACAACAAGCTGCGGGGCTGCAAGGCCGAGTGCAGGGCCAACTACCCGCAGTACGGCGTCGACTACCCCTCCTCCCGCGCGCCCACCGGCCGCTTCAGCAATGGCAAAAACCTCGCTGACTACATAG CTATCTTCCTGGGATTCGACGAGAGCCCACCTGCTTACCATTCCCTCCCGGCTAAGGGCGTCGTTCCACAGATGAAAAGCGGCGTCAACTTCGCATCAGGAGGGTCAGGCCTACAGGAGAACACGGGCCTACTCCCT TGTGGGCGACCAGTGTACAGCATGACCGACCAGCTCGAGAAGTTCACGGCGGCCGTCCAGATGATGGGGGACGACTCGGACGACCTCATCTCCAGATCGCTCTTCTTCATCAGCGTCGGCAGCAACGACCTGTTCGAGTACGCCTACCCCTGGCCGACGCCCCCGAACCGCAACGACACCGCCTTCCTGGGATGCCTCGTCGACCATTACAAGACCTACCTGCAG GAGCTGTATGCGGCCGGGGCGAGGAAGTTCAGCATCGTCAGCCCGTCGCTGGTGGGGTGCTGCCCGTCGCAGAGGGCGGTGGCGGTGACACATAACAATGACACCGACGAGTTCAACTGCTTCGGCGCGGCGAACAAGCTCTCCAGGCAGCTGTACCCAATGATAGACTCGATGCTGCAGGGCCTCAACGCTGATCTGGACGGCATGAACTACTCCCTCTCCGACTCCGTAGGGATGGCCCAAATGGTCTTCGCCAGCGGCGGAAAAGCCGTCA ACCTGACGGTGGTGGACACGGCGTGCTGCGCCGGCACAGGACGGTTCGGGGTGGGCCAGTGCAACACCTCCGCCAAGCTCTGCCCAAACCGCGACGACTTCATGTTCTGGGACGGCTTCCATCCGACGGAGGAGGCGTCGTTCCTGGCCGCGATCGAGATCTTCGGCGACACCGGCAAATACCTCCACCCGATGAACGTGAGGCAGCTGGCGGCGCTCTAA